In Haematobia irritans isolate KBUSLIRL chromosome 1, ASM5000362v1, whole genome shotgun sequence, a genomic segment contains:
- the LOC142222100 gene encoding actin maturation protease, with protein sequence MSNTIPPPPTPPNILKCANNSIVRQQTPQLEECLWALDQPELQKACFLARICTWKKPKVCAFHNIESILQVGPTCGLTAISMLLGGMMSPSVLLNEAQQRHYTYNGEMFSAKNLYQLICDYLPIINNNNNNNNTSDGTLLLTNSDNGTDTEDCKAIKHHQHQTPIECQIHEGRLNCAKVKEALLQGACIFVPYDPDFNHSPCLKSGHKAHWALIIGYLITDDDEFFVIARHGKAKNLAVWSLQSLCDSNANLIEFAQPKGYPDCDFLLPPGGIGGDLGLRERAIIVKGLPLKLTTIS encoded by the exons ATGTCGAATACAATACCACCGCCGCCTACACCACCGAATATCCTAAAATGTGCAAATAATTCCATAGTTCGCCAGCAAACGCCACAATTGGAGGAGTGTTTATGGGCTCTCGATCAACCTGAATTGCAAAAAGCTTGTTTTCTCGCAAGAATATGTACATGGAAGAAACCAAAAGTATGTGCCTTTCACAACATCGAGAGTATACTACAGGTAGGTCCAACTTGTGGCTTAACGGCTATCAGCATGTTATTGGGAGGCATGATGTCGCCATCCGTTCTACTCAATGAAGCACAGCAAAGACATTACACATACAATGGTGAAATGTTTAGTGCTAAAAATTTGTATCAATTGATCTGTGACTATTTGCCCattatcaacaacaacaacaataataataacacaAGCGATGGTACATTGCTATTAACGAATAGCGACAATGGCACAGACACTGAGGACTGTAAAGCAATAAAACACCACCAACATCAAACACCGATCGAATGCCAAATACATGAAGGTCGTTTGAATTGTGCCAAAGTTAAGGAAGCACTATTACAGGGAGCCTGTATTTTTGTACC CTATGATCCAGACTTCAATCATTCTCCATGCTTAAAATCTGGTCATAAAGCTCATTGGGCTTTAATAATCGGTTATTTAATTACCGACGACGATGAG TTCTTCGTTATTGCTCGTCATGGTAAAGCTAAAAATCTTGCCGTTTGGTCGCTACAATCTTTGTGTGATAGCaatgcaaatttgattgaatttgCCCAGCCGAAAGGTTATCCTGATTGTGATTTTCTCTTGCCGCCCGGTGGAATAGGCGGTGATTTAGGTTTAAGGGAACGTGCCATTATTGTCAAAGGATTGCCGCTTAAATTAACAACGATTTCttag
- the LSm3 gene encoding U6 snRNA-associated Sm-like protein LSm3 yields the protein MTTEEEQTQVVLPVKEPLDLIRLSLDEKVYVKMRNERELRGRLHAFDQHLNMVLGDAEETVTTVEIDEETYEEVYKTTKRTIPMLFVRGDGVILVSPPMRVG from the exons atgaccactgaagaagaacaa ACTCAAGTTGTTTTGCCGGTCAAGGAACCTCTGGATTTGATACGTCTTAGCTTGGATGAAAAAGTTTACGTTAAAATGCGTAATGAACGAGAATTAAGAGGTCGCCTACAT GCTTTCGATCAACATTTGAACATGGTACTAGGCGATGCCGAGGAAACTGTTACAACTGTAGAAATCGATGAAGAAACTTACGAAGAAGTCTACAAAACGACGAAACGAACAATACCAATGTTGTTTGTACGAGGCGATGGTGTTATTTTAGTATCACCACCGATGAGAGTTGGTTAA